CTGGTACTTCCCAACCCGTATCTAGAAACCCTCACGGTTTATCCCCTGCTGATACAGaccttgaaaaaaacagctgttatTGAACTGGTTTCTGAAGGTTTCTTACTTTGttagagaaaaagaaagcatttaCTCTCCTGCCTCTGTCTTAATAGCTTATACTCAAAACAATTTAGCTAGACCCTAAAGttgatatttatttttttggaaTAGTAAAATTTTGGAATCCACCTGTGTCCTGGAGATCCCAAGTTAACTCAAAATGTCCCAATAACAAAATTAATATGCAGTTTAAAAACTAGTAACAGATTAGGAAATAGTTTAGCTATCCCAGAATTTCACAAGGCTTAGCTTATATACAACCCATATTAAGAGGCCTTCAACATCTGCAGAGTggtcttttaaaaagctgttttacTTTTCCTGAAAATTGTCAGCCCTGGGTGACCAGCTAGGGCCATAACCAAAAAGAGCTATACTCCAGCAGAGGGAAACTGTGCAATCCTAGGGATCAGGACAGTAAATAGCAgtgttagtcaacctgtggtcctccagatgtccatggacaggggctcatgggaattgtaatccatgaacatctggaggaccacaggttgactacccctggactagaggagcAGAACTGGGGCATGTTTTTATACACAAAGACACTGATACCTGTGTAGTTCATGAAGAGCTTTAAAGGTAACAATGAACACCTTGAATTACACTTGGAGGTGAACAGGCAACCAATGGGTTTATTTCACCATAAATGTAATAGGCTAATATCATGCAACACAGTCAACAAATGGGCACTTCTGCACTAACTGATTCCTTTTCAACTTCTAATTGCAGGTAAGTCATCCTAGATTTACGAGGTTACTTTTAAAACCCTGAACAAGTACTGTTGAATGGCATTTAACAAAAGCTATAGTGATATCAAAGTTTCCAGGGGATAGAACATAATTCACAGCATGAACAATGAGTGAATCATGAAGTTATTATAgaacatttatgcactggagatttcatgccgggctgcaggctggagttttagtcatggcaggctgccccacctcttcctgcacccacacgggggagcatttggcccggtgcgcctcatctgcccccgatttgtgctcctgcacagaacatgggacagtgaagttcccagtgtgtaaacagtcataAAGAAAGATATCGGTCAGATGCCTGTATAATTTCACATTTGGGTTCACTCTACCTATCTCTAAATTGGAGGGGGGTAGTGAAACAATATGGAGAAAAAATGACTCATTTGGATGTGCTGAAGttacaaatagaaaaaaaaccctattgtccCTCATTCAgaaagaaactttaaaaacacCAGCAATCCTTTCTGGACTTTAGAAAATGTTACAGAACTTCCTGCTAACTGTATCTCAAAGGCATTTGAGTATATCCTTTATGTGTATATTGAGCCCTGCTTAATGTACTTCAGTATCAGTTTCCTTACCAACACACTgctgtcctgggcagagtctgcacttactttgtttattccattgtcaatcctgttgaattcagatcactttgaactcgggtcttcctcttccccccccctccccattgaaacaggaaagtgttctgcacgtggttagggtagttcagaagggggggggagccaagcctctttctttcttttcttgaagggtggggggagaggagccaacaactctttgttttcttggagggggggcgggggagaagattgaaaaaggcagaggagggaggaaaaatccaggaccgacagaaattgagagaaattaggggcttctcctttaaggcaagcgtgtcacgtgaccaggtgtggcctatcagaggttctctaccatggagcttggtttcccaatccagattttaaaatatattgagcattaaaagcactccaggatattgcactataaaggtagggtcactccagatcaatagttcttgctgcagaaggaaattttaaatcgcccaaaatgcaaacggaaattgcattctgtgtagagggcagggactgaatctatctggggttggaataaaagctctatgcagcttacaccctggtTCCCACACCACTCATCAGAACAgttccccttccttttctttcgACCATACTGATTGCAAGGAAGGGATCCCACTGGGACCTGCTGAAGCAACTGCTGAGAATCCACTGGTCCCCACTTCAGGGCCTCTAATTTCGCCTAATGGATTTTGAGCAGAGCGTCTCTACAGGGGGCACTTCACTAGCACTGGATGTTTCAGGAATAGAGTAGAACAGTAAATTACAAGGGGGAACCTGTGAAAAACTCACAGGGAAATTTCCGCTTTCATTCCTCCTCCCCCTGTAACACAGGTCCTCCTCCCTTCACCACCACTACTTTTCTACCTAAGTGAAAAGCAGGCACCACACTGGCCATTgtccattattttaaaatgtgaagaACTGGTAGGAGTAAACAGCAGTAGCTTTGGAGAATTTGCTTTGCTTGTTACATAAAAGCAAAAGGATGTGTTCCTTCCCATTGGTAGTCTTGGGGAAGTctcagccaccaccaccccaccaacATCACCCCCAAGTAATAGCAGTGTGACCCatgcacttcccctccccccccaccaaaggAAACAGCATGGGCAAATCTCCAGCCTACCTGCCAATGCTGCCCCGCCCCCAATGGCAACAGCAACCCTTCTGTTCACCCGCCCAGCAGCTTCTCCTGCCCACATGGTGATGGTGGCAGTGATTCCCCCATCTGCCTGCCTTCAGCTTCACTGTCAGCCCAGGTGCAGACAACTCCTTTGTGGAAatgatttaacccccccccccaatgttttcaggtttttatgcAAACTTTGGGGGGGATTCCCCCAAGTTTATAGAACTGTTTTCTTTCAGAGAATGCATTCTGGCTTAGAAGCATAGAGAGGATGATAAAAAAGAAGCATAGGGGCAAGGTGACGTTGTTTTATAGTCAATCTAGCAGTAGGATGAGATGGAACATGGACTATGCAAGTAGAGAAGGAGGGTGGAGCAGCTACAGGAGAACAAAGAGgggcaggatcatagaatcatagagttggaaggggtcatacaggccatctagtccaaccccctgctcaacgcaggatcagcccagagcatcctaaagcatccaagaaaagtgtgtatccaacctttgcttgaagactgccagtgagggggagctcaccacctccttaggcagcctattctgagACAAGTTCAGGATGCTGACACAAgttcaggaaaaggaaaaggccaTGTGTGGATGCGAAGGCCTGAGGGGAAGATGGAAAAATTCAGGGATGGGAGACAAATTTtctcatccctcccccctttgagGCCTTTACCCCCACTTTTTCTGATAGAGAATTGGAAAATGTAGAGGAGTGCTGAAAAAAACTCTTATGAAATATTTTGTCATTTAGAATAGGGGAAATGCTTTTATAGTGAAGGTGGGCATGCTGTAGATGTAAACAGCTCTTAAATACAAGATGCATTTCAGCACGTAGAAGGGTGCCTGATCTTCATGAGGGCAGCATGCAGAGCTTCCATGCCTTCTATGGCCCTTTTGACATGACCCTGTGGTTGACCTTTTCACCTCTCCCTCAAACCGATATGACCTAGATACCCACAGACTGGGTATCAAATAGCTTACCTGGCTGGAGGGGGAAAagagcagaaggaggcagggcagaTGTAGCACTAAAGTCTCAGTGGAAAACTCAGGGAAAAGATAGCATGTAGCTGGAAATATATCTAGTTACACCGATATTATTATTGACCCTTTGTGTCGCCCATTCTTCTGACCAAATAATGTATCTTCTgactaaataatatattttatgttatttagcACAAAGtttgtattttctgttttatCTCCTATATTTTCCTACTTTTCAGATAGGTATATGGGCTACGGTATTGTAGGGTACATCCATTTATAGTGTCCTCTTAAACAATGgttatatttgcaattttgcttgtagaaaatgaagacatttgtaactcttaaattccataaatatttcaaatactgcagttttaaaagccccccccccccccaaggaaaatacccattttattattttttttaaatgacatggcACTGGTTGAAATCTCCAGTGTCCAAGCATTTCTAAACGGGACTGGACTCGTAGGGGAGAAATAAAATTCACAAAGTGTTAGGAATGTGGGAGGGGAGCAGGATGTGTCACCAATAAGACCAGTTGATGCATTTCACACTTACATGCTAACCTATCAGCACAAAATCTTCTTGTGTCTCCTGTCTTGATAGAACaccttttccacactggaggctccatgctgtgctgcaggctggagtttgagctggggcagattgccctgcttcttcctgttcccgcacaggggagcatttggcccaggtgcacctcatccgcccaaGATTTGTGCCAAATTTTGTGGTACTCCAGTCAGTTGCCTGACATTTCGTGCTTTGCCACTGAGTTGGGATTCCTCTTCCAAGTAGGTTTTTAAATCGTTAACAccatttcgctcccttatatatttggggaacagcctcctgggaggagagtGTCAAGGGCACTGTCCGTCCAGGTACATCTGATGCAGTGGGCTGTAATCTACAAAAGCAGTTTATGCCACGATAAATCTCTGAATCttgaaggtgccaccagacttCTTTTTATTTGTGTGACAAAGGACTGATGCAGCTATTGCTCTGGGATGTACAGTCAAGAATGCATAATGGCTGGATCCTCTGATGGCCCCTCCCCGCCTTGAGCCCCCGGGCTGGAGGGCGTGGCCCGTTTGGGGAGAGGCTCCGGCCAAGGAGTCCTGGGAGGTGGCCCTCCGCGGCGCTGGTGGGAAGAGCTGCAGGGCAGACGGGTGGGGTGGCTGCAGGAGCGCACGTTGCCTTGAGCCGAGCAGCCGGAGGCCCCTCCGCGCTCTGCTGCACCGTGTTGGACGGGTTTGGCCACTCGGCTGGCTGCAGGAGGGGGCCTCTGCGGGACGCCGCGTCTCTTTCGCCACCCGTCGAGCTCCACGACTGCACGGCCGCAGGGCAGGCAGAGCGGGATTTGCACGGCAGGGGGCTTTGGAGAGCAAGCGCGATGCTGGCAGCCCCCGAGGGGGCCAAGAGTCGGGAACTTCGTGCGGCGCCGCAGAGAGACGGCATGGGGCGTgcggggtgatggggggggggggcgggggcggctccTTTGAAACGAAGGCGCGAGCACTTGCACAATGTAGCTCCGCGGCGCGGAAGGCGATCACCCGCATTTGGCACCGGCCAGCGCTGCACCCAAAAGTCTTTCCAGCTATGGCTCGGGGGACGACGCCGTGGCAAGTCCGTGCAGCGCACGCTCGAGTTCGCGCCCACCCCGCCGCTCGGCCGCTCCAGAGGTAACCCGCGTTGCTCACTCGACGGCTGCACCCGGAGCCCGGGCTGTGGCGACTCACTCCTGGGATAAGGGCACCAAGTGGCTCCCGGCCTGGGACAGAAACTTCACCCGGACCCGACGTATTCCAGACGCCCCTGTCGTGGGATTGGTGAgcatcattccccccctccctccaataaaTTCCTGTTAAGAAAGTGTTTAagaaagagaacaaagtttgtgtccagtggcacaaGCAAAGCTTTATTCGAGGTGTAaccttttgtgtacatgcacacagacAATGAAAAGTGGGCATGCGCggggaagctcacaccttgactaaaacttggttgggctccaaggtgcccctggactcaaacttcgttctgctgcttcagaccaacatggctccccccccccccccgaacctcccTTTGAGACAGAGAGTgagcctgcctcccctccccttctacaACATTTCAAGGCTTTGAGATTCTGGTAAAACACCCCCTGTTTAGCAAACAGTGATGTAAAACAGGACAGTATCTGTACCCCtactctgtggagtttggctacGTGGTGGTTCTCCTTCCCTCTGAGCGTGAGAGAGATCTGAGACCAGTCGGACCACATGGGCAGGAGCTTCTTGGATGTTGGTTCTGCTTCCAAGGCGCAGggagctgccttaaactgaatcccTCCCTTGGTCCATCAGGCTCAGTatggtctattcagactggcagcagctctgcagcacttcaggcagaggtctttcgcatcacctacAGCCTGGcctttttaactggggatgctgggaattgaacttgggactgtTTGTATTCAAGGCAGAGTCTCTGCTGATGGGACCTTCCATACTCACATATACTTGGCATCCTTGCAGGCTAAACTTATGTGCCAGCCCAGGCTGATTTAGTTCAACAAAATGGCAAAAAACACTTAAGTCCagcaaataaataagattttaaaaaatacatattgaCAAGACAAAAATATAATAACTGTGGTGGTAGATCTTTACATAAGTTTCTATAAACAGTTTTCAAATATCTAAAAGCATCTAAATAGAGGTTGGCTTTTATCTCTCCAGTGATGTAATGTGTGTCTTTTAGTAAGGGCATGAAGTGTCCATTTTCATTGACTATCAGTTAACCATCAAGAGATAGCAAAAGAGTTTAAAAGTACATAAGAATCGTCAAAGATCAATGGGTATTCTAATACATAACTGATATGAGTAAGAACTTCTTCCCAGAAAAACCAAATAAGTGGACACAGCTTAAGTATATGTTTAAGGGCCACATCCTGTGAGCTACAGCAGAGAACAAAGGTATATATTGGTATGACAATATCCATTTGATCCATTCTAACATGCTAAATTAACATTATTGGCCAATCCAGACCTAACAATTGAGAAGCAATCTTTTTGATGGAAGGCTTGGACTGATAAGGGTTTTTTTACATGATACCAGCTGATAGCCCGAAGAtgagtttttattattttctcaATGGAGGCCTAAGCACAATTTGTCGCCTTCAGTAGAATGGCAATGTTTACAATGGCAATACTTTTTGGTAACTAAATATAGCCCTGAAACATTGTCTCAAAGTCCTCTTTGCTCCTGGAAACCTGAACtgaaggcagaaaacaaaaaccGCAATATTGATATATAAATATTTGATGTCAAATAATCACTTTGCTATGCAGAATCTCAGGAACAAGTGGAATAAGGAGCTAGATCGCCCTGTTTTGCCAAAGCAGCAGGTTGTGTCCTTAGGATTTATGGCTCTTAAATTGAGACTTAATCAGCTTGATGATGTAATTTTGTGGACTGCTTTCAGATTGATACACATGATCCCATCTGGATGATTTGCACAGCTGCTTCCGTGCCTTCTTGGAGCACCAGTTCTGAAGAATCAGCTGGTACCTGCCCTGAGAAACAGCCTGTGGATTCCTGCCATGGGACTCTAGGGGGAGAAAGCCTGGCTTGCCACTGTGCCACACACCCAGTTTGCTTTGGGAAGCAGAGACAACGTGGTCAATGTTGGGAAATAGCAGCGGCAGCAGCCCCAATTGCACCCTCTGCAGCCAAGATTTTGCCATTGGTGTCTGCAAGATCCTCCTCATGGTCCTCTTGATCGTTGCCATCAGCCTTGGCAATGCGGTGAGCCTCCTGGTTTTCCTTTGTGTCAGGCAGTTCCGAAGCCCCCAAGGATACCTGAAGGCCTCTTTAGCCCTGGCTGACTTCATCGTAGGAGTCATTGTGGTGCCTTACTCTGTATACAGGGAGGTGGACAGATTGGTTTATGGGATGGAGCAAGAGGCTGCAGAGTCTGGTGAGCTGACCTGCCAGGTCATCGGGCCCCTCTTTGCAGGCTCCACCTTTGTCTCCATCACCACCATCTTCCTGCTCTCTGTGGAGAGAAGCATAGCGGTGCTGAAGCCTTTGCACAAGAAAGCAGTGATCACCAAACGGCGGACTGTTTGGCTCATCCTTGTCACCTGGGCCTTGAGCTTCTCCATTGCAGTGATCCCCTTGCTCGTCTCCCCGGATATTGCTCTCCAGTACAATTCCTGCAGCAAACTTTGCACCTATGAGTTTCCAATGAATAAGACAGCTCAATCCCACTGGAATATCATGCTGCTGTATCCAGTCTTTGATTTCTCCCTCTTGGGTAGCACTTTAATCATCAACTTTGTCACTTTTGCCGCCCTTCGCCAGTACTGCAAGGCCCGGAAACAACTAGGGGTAGAGACACAGGGTGGCAGCCAGCTCTCCTTCTCAGACATTAATGCAGCCA
The nucleotide sequence above comes from Paroedura picta isolate Pp20150507F chromosome 4, Ppicta_v3.0, whole genome shotgun sequence. Encoded proteins:
- the LOC143836257 gene encoding trace amine-associated receptor 1-like, with the translated sequence MLGNSSGSSPNCTLCSQDFAIGVCKILLMVLLIVAISLGNAVSLLVFLCVRQFRSPQGYLKASLALADFIVGVIVVPYSVYREVDRLVYGMEQEAAESGELTCQVIGPLFAGSTFVSITTIFLLSVERSIAVLKPLHKKAVITKRRTVWLILVTWALSFSIAVIPLLVSPDIALQYNSCSKLCTYEFPMNKTAQSHWNIMLLYPVFDFSLLGSTLIINFVTFAALRQYCKARKQLGVETQGGSQLSFSDINAAKTIGILTFAFTSAFSPIAVFVVGSVIGYKWCRFSFYAFWILTSNSCWNVAIYSIWDPKFRQGLKELFCKKVLKSDSQGPSHSVEVDSTSMARVVILKDMFCLDNT